The following proteins are encoded in a genomic region of Natrinema sp. DC36:
- the ilvA gene encoding threonine ammonia-lyase, translated as MSRNRDAGEALVTLEDVETARDRIDDVVHRTPLDTSRTFAELSGADSIGLKLENVQRTGSFKIRGAYNTMAQLSSEERETGVIASSAGNHAQGVALAGNLLDIDTTIVVPEVTPAAKIEATRGYGAEVVVEGDIYERSYEYALERAGETGETFVHPFDDTDIVAGQGTIGLELLEQYPRIDTVLVAIGGGGLISGIGTVLKAAERDIRVIGVQPEGAAHAKPSLEAGEIRQLPDVDTVAEGIADTRLLETTFEITREVVDDVVSVSDREIAAAVALLAERAKTVAESAGAAPLAAALSDDLTLEGEHVGVVISGGNVNLTEHAELTRTGLHELERYAEARLALAGWPTSVGAVVETVETEGAELDVLERARRTAVDHPNRTPVTIGLEGSGPGHLEGVLEALDALDGVSVLERSLD; from the coding sequence ATGAGCAGGAATCGCGACGCTGGGGAGGCGCTCGTTACCCTCGAGGACGTCGAGACCGCTCGAGACCGAATCGACGACGTCGTCCACCGGACGCCGCTGGATACGTCACGGACATTCGCCGAGCTGAGCGGTGCCGACTCGATCGGGCTCAAACTCGAGAACGTTCAGCGAACGGGCTCGTTCAAGATCCGCGGCGCGTACAACACGATGGCCCAGTTGTCCTCCGAAGAGCGCGAGACGGGTGTCATCGCCTCGAGCGCGGGCAATCACGCGCAGGGTGTGGCGCTGGCCGGCAATCTGCTCGACATCGACACGACGATCGTCGTTCCCGAGGTGACGCCGGCCGCGAAGATCGAAGCCACCCGCGGCTACGGGGCCGAGGTCGTCGTCGAGGGCGACATCTACGAGCGCTCCTACGAGTACGCCCTCGAGCGGGCTGGCGAAACCGGTGAGACGTTCGTCCATCCCTTCGACGACACGGACATCGTCGCCGGACAGGGGACGATCGGCCTCGAATTGCTCGAGCAGTACCCCCGGATCGACACCGTCCTCGTTGCGATTGGCGGCGGCGGGCTCATTTCGGGAATCGGGACGGTACTGAAGGCCGCAGAGCGCGATATCCGCGTTATCGGAGTGCAACCGGAGGGCGCAGCGCACGCGAAACCGTCGCTCGAGGCCGGCGAGATCCGCCAGCTCCCGGACGTCGACACCGTCGCGGAGGGGATCGCGGATACGCGACTGCTCGAGACGACGTTCGAAATCACCCGCGAGGTCGTCGACGACGTGGTCAGCGTGAGCGATCGGGAGATCGCCGCCGCGGTGGCACTACTCGCCGAGCGCGCGAAGACGGTCGCCGAGAGCGCCGGCGCCGCCCCGCTGGCCGCCGCGCTGTCGGACGATCTGACTCTCGAGGGCGAACACGTCGGGGTCGTCATCTCTGGCGGAAACGTGAACCTCACCGAGCACGCCGAACTGACCAGAACCGGGCTGCACGAACTCGAGCGCTACGCCGAAGCGAGACTCGCGCTCGCGGGCTGGCCGACGAGCGTCGGTGCGGTAGTCGAGACGGTGGAAACAGAGGGTGCCGAACTGGACGTCCTCGAGCGCGCCCGTCGCACCGCGGTCGACCACCCGAATCGGACGCCCGTGACGATCGGGCTCGAGGGGAGCGGCCCCGGGCATCTCGAAGGGGTGCTCGAGGCGCTGGATGCGCTCGACGGCGTTTCGGTCCTCGAGCGCTCGCTCGACTGA